In the Natrinema sp. CBA1119 genome, CGAGTTCTCCGAGCAGCGAGAGCGCGAACTCGAGATCGAACTCGAGTTCACGGAGCCGTCGGGGGGTGACGAGCTGTCAGTTCGGTAAGTGGGTGCTCGGGAACAGTCGGTTCGGCAAACGGGTACTGCTATCCGCCGACTCGAGAGACCGTCGGGAACAGTGTGCACGACATCGCCGTCGGCGCGGACCGACTCACACCCGCTCGGCCGACATAATGGGTCATGGATGCGGACAAACACGAACTTTCGCCCGTGCAACTCGCAATAACCGGTCGGTTTGTCGGGAAACGGTGTGCGCGATTTACACGATTTCGGCTGGTCGGTCCCGCCGTTGCAGTCATGACTATTGACAACACGACCGAGCCGACGACCGGTACCGATTCCCGAGCGAGTGTTTCCCGACGATTTATCCTGGGGAGCATCGCCGCGACGAGCGCGCTCGCGAGTCTCCCCACGGGCGCGTTCGGACGACAAGACGACGCGGCGGGCGACCTCGAGACGATCGCCGAGTTCGAACCGCCCGCGCTCCCGGAGAATCTCGCGATCGACGAGCGGGGAACCGTCTACCTGAGTATGGGGCCGTCCGGCGAGATCCGCGCCGTCGACTCCGAGGGGAATCAGTCGTCGGTCGCGACGCTCGATACCGGCGATCAGGGGCTCCTACTCGGCGTTACCGTCCTCGACGGTACGCTCTATGCCGCGAACGGGTCGGGCCAGCGGGAGACGCACGGCATCTGGCGCGTCGATCCGGAGGACGGCGACCCCGAGCGGATCGCGTCGCTGTCGCCCGACGAATCGATGCCGAACGGGATCATGCCCGATCCCGCGACGTCGGACGCGCTGCTCGTCTCCGATCACCTCGGCGGCGCGATCTGGCGCGTGACGACCGACGGCGAAGCCGAGCCGTGGGTTTCGGATCCGTTGCTCGAGCCGGACATGGACGCCCAGACGCCGGTTGGTGCGGACGGGCTGGCCGTCCATCCGGACGGCGATGTCTACGTCGACAATCTCAACGCGGGATCGGTCATGCGAGTCCCGGTCGCGGATGACGGGAGCGCCGGAGAGGTAGAACAGGTCGTCCAGGACGAGGGTCTGGTCGGTGCGGACGGCATGACGATCGATGAGGACGGAACCCTCTACGTCGCGGTGAACGCGGCGAACGAGGTCGTCCGCGTGACGGACGATCAGGAAATCGAGACGCTCGCCGGCGGCGACCCCCTCGATTTCCCCGCGGACGTCCACTTCGGGACCACCGAGGAAACCGCGACGTCGCTGTACATCGCGAACTTCGCCTACGGGACCTTCCTCGAGGACGAGGCGGCCGCCGAACCGAGCCTCGCGAGAGTCGATGTCGGAACAGCCGGTTACTTCCCGGAGACCACCGGCGAAACGCCCGATACGGACGAGAGGGACGACAGCGCTGACGATGATCGATCCAGAGACCACGATCAGTCCGGAGACCACGATCGATCCGGAGACGACGCGAACGAGACGGACGACGACGAGTGACCCGCGAACGCGCTCGGTCAGTGGTCGATCGAAAGCGCGATCCCCCGGCGGCTGACGGGGTGTCGTCACGGCGACTGACAGAGCGGCGTTTCGATGGCCGCTCCGAACTCGAGCGACCAGTAGCTGGCAGTTACGATCGGAAATAACTGCTATGAATCAATGCTTCGAAAGTTATTAATGGAGTGGTGTGGCGGTAGATTTCAATGGAACAATCCCTCGCGTTCGACACCGATGAGGTACACGAGCGGATCGTTACTGGGGTAGCTGCACTCGAGGGGACCGATCCCATGGAATTACCGCCGCTCTTCGACGCGGTCGATCCCGATGCGCTCGGCGCGGTGTTCGCAGCCACGGAGTCCGGCCAACGGCGGTCGGGACACGTCGGATTTCCGTACGCCGGTCATCAGGTGCGAGTGGAGTTCGACGAGACCGGGACCCCCGTCGTGACGATCGATTGATTCGGAACACGTCGTCGTCCATCGACGAGTTCGTTCTCGCGATTCGATCACACGGAACGATTCCTGACCCGGCAGCGTCCCGTTATCGGTCACGTAGTCGCGCTCCCGTCGCCACTGACAGTCTGTCGGCACCGATCGGATGACGGCTGTTCGATCAGCGCGAACCGCGTTTCGGTCGCTAGTATAATGCATCACCGGCCGATACGGTTCACTAATGGCACGACTCGAGGGGCTGCGGGTGTATCCGGTGAAGGGACTCGACAGCATTGATCTCGAGACGGCCGAGGTCCTCGAGGGCGGGACCGTCGCCCACGATCGGGAGTTCGCGCTGTTCGACACTGACGGCGACGTACTCAACGGGAAGCGGACCGATCGAGTACACGACCTCGACACGGATTTCGATCCCGAAACGCGCGAGCTCGCGATCGAGACGCGCGACGGGGAACGGCAGCGATTCGACCTCGAGTCCGATCGCGAGACCGCAGCGGCCTGGTTGAGCGAGTTCTTCGACGTGGAGCTATCGCTCGAGAGAGATCGATCGCTGGGGTTCGTGGATCGACGCGAGATGGGGCCGTCGGTGATCAGCACGGCGACGCTGCGCACCGTTGCTGACTGGTTCGACGAACTGACCGTCGAGGGCGTTCGGCGACGGCTCCGAGCGAACGTCGAGGTCGGTGGCGTGGAGCCGTTCTGGGAAGACCGGTTCGTCGGCGCGGACGCGCCGGCGTTCGAAGTCGGCGGCGTCCGGTTCGAGGGCGTGACGCCCTGTGGCAGATGCGTCGTTCCCCAGCGCGATCCCGATACCGGCGATCCGACTCCGGGATTTCGAGAGCAGTTCGTTCGCCGCCGCGAGGAGACCTTCCCCGACTGGGCGGACGCGGGCGCGTTCGACCACTACTATTCGCTGATGCTCATCGCGCGCGTCCCCGAAGGCGATCGCGGCGAGACCCTCCGGGTGGGCGATCCGGTCGAAATTGTCAACGGCGAACGATAGACGGTATCGTCGACCAGTTCAGTGATCGATTCCGGGCCGTTGGAACGTCGTTTCCGCCCCGGCTCGCTCGTCGTCGGATTGCTCCAGCACACGTTCGAGTTCCGGTGCAGCCAGTACCTCGTTTCGGTCGGGCTCCTCCGGCCGCCGGAAGTAGTACGTCTCCGCACAGCCGGCGACTAACTCCGAAAGTGGTCGGTCTTCGTCGTGGACGATCGAAACGAGGTCTCCGGTCACTGCGACGAGCACTGCGTCGTCCGGTTTGTACAGGGCATCCCGGAGTTCGTAGACGGTACAGTCGGCCGGTAACTCGAGGGTGACGCCGTCGACGAGCGCCCATCGCGTCTCCATAGGCGGACGTTCGGGCAAGAGCATCTATACGGTTGTGCCCGCAGACACATGCCGACCGAGAGCCCCACCGCCACCGCTCGAATCCTGCAACTACCGACCAGTCGACCGTCCTCAGCGACGAGACCGCGCCGGCCTCGAGCGGACGGTCGGCCGGCGACCGCGTCAGGAAAGCTTAGGGTGTCTCGTCCGAAAATTTGAGTGTGAGCGAGAATCGCGTCGTTCAGGGGCGAATGGTGACGGCCAAGAAACTCGCCGAGATCGTCGAGGGCGACTCCGTCATGGAGGTCGACTCGATCGAGGAGGCCGACGAGGAGTGTCCGGCGTGTGGCGGCTCCGTCCTGGCGGTGACCTACATGCCGTCGGTGACCGAACTCGTCACCGGCCGGAAGTGTCAGGACTGCGACTGGAGCGAGACGGATCGGGACTGATCGGAATCAAAAGCGCCGTCCACGTCCGTCTCGAGTCTGTACTGTCCGTCTCGAGTTACGAGGGTACTGGTGGCAGCGTTACTTCGTCGATCCAGAACGCTTCGACGGCACGGCCGAGTTCGGCGAACTCAGCCGGATCGCTCGGCTTGGTGAGATAGGCGTTCGCGCACAGTTCGTAACTCCTGACGATGTCTTCGGTCGCCTCCGAACTCGTGAGGACGATGACCGGTAGCGACGTGAGATCCGGCTCGTTCTTGAGCGTCTCGAGTACCTCGAATCCGCTCGTTCTGGGAAGATTGAGATCGAGCAACATGAGATCCACGTCGGCATCGTCCGCACACAGCACCTGCTCATGCAGGAAGTCGAGGGCGGATCCACCGTCCGCGAACGTATGAAAGACCGTCTCGAATCCCGCCGTTTTGAACGCCTCCTCTATCAGGCGAACGTCGCCGGGATTGTCTTCGACGAGGAGGATGGAAACGGGGTCGGGAGAGGACTGGTTAGACACTGCGTATCTATCAAGATGGGTGACGGGGGCTTAAGAGTGATCACAAAGCACGTTGGATCTGTGTCGCTGTATCTGAAAATCGGCCACGGTTGCCGGACCACACTGCCTTCGCCATCCCCGATATCGTCCGCAACCGTTCGCGGCCCGGCCGTTTGACGTCCGGTCTCGGTCGTTCAACGCCCGGTCTCGGCCGTTACCGTTCGACAAGCGTCCCCCCGGCCAGCCCCTCCCACTCGACGCGATAGCCGAGTCGCGAAAGAATCGCGCTCGAGTCGGTGAGATCGACCGCCTCGAGGATCGCTTCGGCGTCCGCGAGCGCCATCCCCGGCTCGATTTCGTCCGCCACCGACTCGAGAACGGCGGGGCGAACCAGCGTCCGACCGACTCGTTCGTGTTCGGGGAACGCCTTGTCCGCGAGCGCGTCCGGGCTCGCGCCGTGGCGATCAGCCAGCGCGTCAACCGTGACGGCGTCGTCCGCCGGCCGCAACGCGTCGGGAAGGCGGGCCGCACTCTTGGCGACCAGCTGGCGTTCGTACTCCCGGAGGACATCGGCGACGTCTTTGACTCTGACCGTTCCCGAGTAGGGGATCGCTCGATGGTCGCGGGCGGCGATCTCCTCGCCGACGCCCAGCGATTCGTCGACGGCGACTAGCATGGCCACGTCCTCGAGACCGGCGAGCTGAGCGAGCTTTTTCTCGACGTATTCCGGCGTCCAGAACCCCATGATCTCGAAGTAGACGCGGAAGTTACTACCCACGACGTCAGACTCGTTCGACGCGTCCCCGCGGCCCGTCCCTGCGGGAGCGTACTCGAACGCGAAATCGGGGATCATTACCCGCGTTCCCGTCGCGAGGGGCTCCGGTTCGCGGACGAGGTCCCAGTCCAGATTCAGATTCGTAAAGCGGGCCGCGAAATCGGCCTCGACACCGCTGTCGAAAGACATCTCCGCGATCGGCTCCGCGTCCGGTACCCGGACGGGATCCTCGTGGGACAGTTCAAGGGTCCGTTCGGTGCCGCGGTCGTCGATCGTCGCCTCGAGGTGCCACCGGTCAGCCTTCGCGACCGTTCGCAGGAGTCGCGCAAAGCGCGTCCCATAGCGCCGGGTTGCGCGAAAGAGGTGGGTCGGTCCCGTCACGATAACTTCGCGTTCGGAGAGTCCCGCATCGTCGTCTACAGATCCGTCGTCAACCCGGTGGATCTCGTACATCAGCCGCAGCCGCTTGATCGCCGAAATCAACGCCTTCGGATCGCTCGAGCGCACTCGAACCTCGGTCGCGTCGAACAGCGCCGTCTGCGCGAGCGAGAGGTTGTACTGGGCGATCAGGTCGTCCGGATCCCAGCGCGACTCGACCGCGGTCACGACCTGTCGCTCCTCGAGATCGGCGTACAGCGCGGCCTCGAGGTCGTCCGCCGACGCGTCGACCGATTCGCTCGCGCGGATGAACGCCATCGCGCGCTCGTCCTCGGTGACGACGCCGACGGCCTCGGCCGCCTCGAACGCGGCCCTTCGGGCCCGTTCGGGCTCGATCGCCGTCTCCGTCTCCGCGACGGTCTCGCGTTCGACCAGCGCCGCGAGGCCCCGGACGAGTTTGAAGTCCTCGGCCTCGCGCTCGAGCGCGGTCAGCGCGTTCTCGAGCGTCGCCCGCGGCTCGCCGACGTGGCCCTGATACGTGCCGATGACGCGGGCGGCGAGCGGCCGGTGTTCGCGGTCGGCGAACTGCGGCTGGTAGCCGCCGCCGGCCCGCGAGACGCGAAGCAGGTCCTTCGTCAGCATCTGTCTCGAGTCGGCGCGGCGTCGACAAAAGTCATCCGGACGGTTACCGGCTTCCGAATCGCGTACGAGACCCACGACGGCGTTCGAGGGCCGATCGAGTCCTTCATTCACCTCCGCTGAGCGATTCACTCGGATTCGATCGCGTCCTCCCCCAGTCGCTCGCCGCAGTTCGGACAGCGGTCGTATCGGAGCTCGAGGCTCGCCCGGTGAACGGCTTCCATCGCCGCTTTGACCCGTTCTTCCGCCTCCCGTTCGGTCTCGTGCGAGAGGGAGGCCCCTTCGACTTCGATCAGGAACCGCGCTACCTCCGTGGCCTCGTAGGCGATGTCGTCCAGTTCGTCGGCCGTGAAGAAATCGGAGTAGGCGCCGTAGAGGAACGTCGCGCCCGCTTTCCGAACCTTCTCTTCGAAGGATTTCCGCGACTGGTAGACGGCCTGACGCGTGTACTGATCGTCCATGAAGGGAACGAGGTCGGGGAGGTTCTCCCCGATGGTCGTCATCTCGATACCGGTTCCGGTCCGAAAGTCGGCCCCGAGGCGAGCGATCGCCCACTCGCGGGCCGTGAAGGCGACGCGATCGCGAAGGAACTCGTTGACGCGGTCGTACTCGGCGCTCTCGAGTCGCTCGAACCGATCGGACTCGGATGCACTGCTCCGGGCGGATGAATGCGTATCTTCGGGCATGGTGTGTGTCTGCGGTTGCCCGCGTCACGTGCAAGGGCCGAACGAGCATAACGCTGTCCGTCTCGCCGGGAATCGCGTGATCCGACCCGCCCTTTTGACGATTGATCAAACGGCGTTCCGTGACGATCGAAACCGACGCTATCCCGGCCGCCAGTGCCGGAGTCGAACAGTTTCACTTCCACCGCGCTACGCGAGCCCTTTTCACCGGCCGTCCCCTTCTCGTCACATGGTCCTCGCGAAAAATAGAACGGGACTCACAGTCACAGAAACTGAGACGAGCGCGTCGTCGCGCCCCGATCGCGACCGGAACGAGGTGACCGGATATGTCGCGTAGTCCGTCGTCCGACGACGTCGTCGCCGACCCCGACCACTCCCGGCTGGCGGACGGGCGGACGCTCGAGCGCGTGACGTTCCGGGCAACCGGCGAACAGCTCGCCGCCCTCGAGTCGCTCGTCGACGCCGACGTCTACCACTCCCGGAGCGAAGCGCTCCGGGCCGGGGTACAACAGCTTCTCGAGCGGCACCGTTCGTCCGAGACCGACCGCGATGACCAGTAGGTCGTCCCGAAATCGCATCGTCCGAACGGATCGGATGTCGATACCCTCGAGCCGGCGGCCCCCGCTAAATACTGCCCTGCGGAATACAGGACACAGCAGCCGTCGGCCGGGCCGAAGCGACTGATTCGGCCCGGCGACGTGTGTCTGCCATCCACCGGTCGTCAGTCGCGACGACGACCCGCGATCCGTTCCTCGCCGGTATTTTCGGAGATAACCTCATAGAGGCCTTGTTTAGACGCGCGAAATACGGCGGCTCAGCGACGTAGAGTGTAGTATCGTGTTCCTAGTAGCTCACGCTAAATGTCTAACTTACTAGAGAGTGAAGCGGGAAGGCTTTGCTGTGCACACGAAGCTAGCCCGCTTCACTAGCCACGTTGTCTCGCTCGCCCAAAAAGCCGTCGTCGGAAGGCCAAAACCAGCCGTAAAACGCGGTGACGGCGGCTACGCCGACTGGGTGATCGTCTCAATTCGCGGCCTCAAAACGTATCTCGATTTGCCGTACCGGCGACTCTTGGACGTCCTGTACGAAATGCCACGGATTGCGGGAATTCTTGACCTAGAAGTAACTCAGCTGCCCGATTTTACCACCGTGTGTGCGCGAATGCAAGACCTCAAAATGCCGCTCTGGCGCGACGTTCTCCGGCTGTCGGCGGAGCTGCACGAGACCGGCGAGATCCAGGCAATCGACGCAACCGGCATGGATCGGGTCGCGGCGAGCCAGCACTACGCCAAACGGACGAATTACACGTTCAGGGCGGTGAAAACGACCGCCTTGATCGATTGCGAAACTGGTGCGATTCTAGATATACATTGCTCGATGAAACAACCGCACGATACACAGATCGCGTGGCAACTGCTCACGCGCAACCTAGACAAACTGAGTATTCTAACCGCTGACAAAGGCTACGACTGGGAGCTCCTTCGACAGAAGCTTCGGTCTGAGGGCGTCAAACCGGTGATCAAGCACCGCGAATTTGGCTGGCACGGCGTCGCAAACAATGTGTTGCTCGATGATACAACGTACCATCAACGATCAAATATCGAATCGACGTTTTTTGCGCTCCGGCGCAAATACGGCGAGATCGTTCGAGCGAGAACCTGGTTCGGCCAGTTCCGCGAACTCGTGCTCAAATGCGCCGTCAGAAACGTCGAACTAGCGCTTGACGCCGCTACCCGGTGAAATCAAGCGTCTAAACAAGGCCCCTCATAGAGGATCGCTCGTCCGCCGTCGGATTTCGGGCGGAGGATCCGCCCGAGTCGCTGGATGAACTCCCGCTCGCTGCCGCTACCCGAGAGCACGACCGCCACGTTCGCGTCGGGGACGTCGACACCCTCGTCCAACACGTTCGATGTCGCGATCCGCATGTAGGTTCCCTCCCGGAACCGCTCGAGAATCTCCCGTCGTTCCGCCGTGCCGGTCTGGTGGGTGATCGTCGGGATCAGAAACCGTTCGCTGACGTCGTACGCGAGGTCGTTATGTGCCGTGAAGACGATCATCCGATCGCCGCGGTGATCGTCGAGGACGTCCGCGAGCGCCTCGAGTTTCGCCTCACTCCCAAATGACAGTTCCCGCGCGCGCTGGCGTGCGAGTAGCGCCTCGCGCGCGTCGGGATCGCTGCCCGATCGCTTGACGAGTTCCTGATAGTCAGAGCCGCTGCGCATCTCGATGTTCGAGCGCGCGAGGTAGTCCGTGAACACGTCCTGATACCGCTCGTATTCCTCGCGCTCGTTGGCGGTGAGCGAGACCTCGAGTCGCTTGACGTCGTAGTTCGCGAGATGGTCGCCGGCGAGTTCGTCCACGTCGACGCGGTGGATCAGCGGACCGACGATTTCCTCGAGTATTTCGTGTGCGCCGTCGGGCCGCTCGAAGGTCGCAGTCAGCCCCAGCCGCGCGGGTGCGGCCAGCAGCCGCGCGATCTCGCGGTAGCCCTCGCCGCCGAGGTGGTGGACCTCGTCGAAGACCACGAGACCGAACCGGTCGCCCACCGAATCGGCCTTCAGGTACGCCGAGTCGTAGGTCGAAACGGTGATCGCCTCGAGGCGCTGTTCGCCGCCGCCGAAGCGGCCGATCGGCCGATCGAATTCGCGCTCGAGTTCGCGCTGCCACTGCTCGAGCAGGTCGATCGTCGGCACGACGACGAGCGTCGGCACCGAGAGCCGTTCGATCGCCTTCAGCGCGATGACCGTCTTCCCGCTGCCCGTCGGAAGTTCGAGAACGCCGGCGGGCGCTCGCCCGATCGACGCGAGCGTCGGGGCGTCGCCCCAGCGATCGGTCTCGAGCCACCTCTCGAGCGCCGTCGTCTGATAGCCGCGCAGTTCGTACGCGGATTCGAGAGCGGACACGGACTCGAGGTCGAGGACGCGATCGTCGACTGCGGCGTCCGTCTCCGCCAGCGCCGCTCGGAAGTCGGCGTATCGAACGGCTGGGACGCGGAAGCCGTCAGTCCGCCGGTCGGCCTCGAGATCGGGGACGGCCGTCCGAAGCGACGATGGCGAGATCGATGACTCCTCGAGGCTGTCGATCCGGATCGTTCCGTCCTCGTACCGGAGTTCGATCGCGATCGATTCGTCGGCCGGTGTCGACGTCACGGGACACAATCGGGGGCAGACCCACATATACGGTCGGGTCTGTCGCGACCTCGAGATCGATCACTACGAGAGCTATTTTGATCGGTCTCGTGAGCCGTCCCATTCTCCCAGACGTGGGTGCCTGTTGCTCGTACTGCGTGGCAAATACAGTTGGAGAGCGTACACGTCCACGGCAATAGACATCTTATGTGCGTTTATCGACGAATGCGAGTCCTGTGAACCCGACGAACATTGTCACCGCTAAACAGAGAGCCACTGTCAGGTACTCTCCCAATGGAGAGGAGACGAGATGGA is a window encoding:
- a CDS encoding DUF5795 family protein yields the protein MSENRVVQGRMVTAKKLAEIVEGDSVMEVDSIEEADEECPACGGSVLAVTYMPSVTELVTGRKCQDCDWSETDRD
- a CDS encoding MOSC domain-containing protein, with translation MARLEGLRVYPVKGLDSIDLETAEVLEGGTVAHDREFALFDTDGDVLNGKRTDRVHDLDTDFDPETRELAIETRDGERQRFDLESDRETAAAWLSEFFDVELSLERDRSLGFVDRREMGPSVISTATLRTVADWFDELTVEGVRRRLRANVEVGGVEPFWEDRFVGADAPAFEVGGVRFEGVTPCGRCVVPQRDPDTGDPTPGFREQFVRRREETFPDWADAGAFDHYYSLMLIARVPEGDRGETLRVGDPVEIVNGER
- a CDS encoding DUF790 family protein, translated to MLTKDLLRVSRAGGGYQPQFADREHRPLAARVIGTYQGHVGEPRATLENALTALEREAEDFKLVRGLAALVERETVAETETAIEPERARRAAFEAAEAVGVVTEDERAMAFIRASESVDASADDLEAALYADLEERQVVTAVESRWDPDDLIAQYNLSLAQTALFDATEVRVRSSDPKALISAIKRLRLMYEIHRVDDGSVDDDAGLSEREVIVTGPTHLFRATRRYGTRFARLLRTVAKADRWHLEATIDDRGTERTLELSHEDPVRVPDAEPIAEMSFDSGVEADFAARFTNLNLDWDLVREPEPLATGTRVMIPDFAFEYAPAGTGRGDASNESDVVGSNFRVYFEIMGFWTPEYVEKKLAQLAGLEDVAMLVAVDESLGVGEEIAARDHRAIPYSGTVRVKDVADVLREYERQLVAKSAARLPDALRPADDAVTVDALADRHGASPDALADKAFPEHERVGRTLVRPAVLESVADEIEPGMALADAEAILEAVDLTDSSAILSRLGYRVEWEGLAGGTLVER
- a CDS encoding ribbon-helix-helix domain-containing protein, which gives rise to MSRSPSSDDVVADPDHSRLADGRTLERVTFRATGEQLAALESLVDADVYHSRSEALRAGVQQLLERHRSSETDRDDQ
- a CDS encoding HalOD1 output domain-containing protein, which codes for MEQSLAFDTDEVHERIVTGVAALEGTDPMELPPLFDAVDPDALGAVFAATESGQRRSGHVGFPYAGHQVRVEFDETGTPVVTID
- a CDS encoding IS5 family transposase; this encodes MKREGFAVHTKLARFTSHVVSLAQKAVVGRPKPAVKRGDGGYADWVIVSIRGLKTYLDLPYRRLLDVLYEMPRIAGILDLEVTQLPDFTTVCARMQDLKMPLWRDVLRLSAELHETGEIQAIDATGMDRVAASQHYAKRTNYTFRAVKTTALIDCETGAILDIHCSMKQPHDTQIAWQLLTRNLDKLSILTADKGYDWELLRQKLRSEGVKPVIKHREFGWHGVANNVLLDDTTYHQRSNIESTFFALRRKYGEIVRARTWFGQFRELVLKCAVRNVELALDAATR
- a CDS encoding response regulator, whose product is MSNQSSPDPVSILLVEDNPGDVRLIEEAFKTAGFETVFHTFADGGSALDFLHEQVLCADDADVDLMLLDLNLPRTSGFEVLETLKNEPDLTSLPVIVLTSSEATEDIVRSYELCANAYLTKPSDPAEFAELGRAVEAFWIDEVTLPPVPS
- a CDS encoding DEAD/DEAH box helicase, with product MWVCPRLCPVTSTPADESIAIELRYEDGTIRIDSLEESSISPSSLRTAVPDLEADRRTDGFRVPAVRYADFRAALAETDAAVDDRVLDLESVSALESAYELRGYQTTALERWLETDRWGDAPTLASIGRAPAGVLELPTGSGKTVIALKAIERLSVPTLVVVPTIDLLEQWQRELEREFDRPIGRFGGGEQRLEAITVSTYDSAYLKADSVGDRFGLVVFDEVHHLGGEGYREIARLLAAPARLGLTATFERPDGAHEILEEIVGPLIHRVDVDELAGDHLANYDVKRLEVSLTANEREEYERYQDVFTDYLARSNIEMRSGSDYQELVKRSGSDPDAREALLARQRARELSFGSEAKLEALADVLDDHRGDRMIVFTAHNDLAYDVSERFLIPTITHQTGTAERREILERFREGTYMRIATSNVLDEGVDVPDANVAVVLSGSGSEREFIQRLGRILRPKSDGGRAILYEGPCLDA
- a CDS encoding DUF5806 family protein, whose product is MPEDTHSSARSSASESDRFERLESAEYDRVNEFLRDRVAFTAREWAIARLGADFRTGTGIEMTTIGENLPDLVPFMDDQYTRQAVYQSRKSFEEKVRKAGATFLYGAYSDFFTADELDDIAYEATEVARFLIEVEGASLSHETEREAEERVKAAMEAVHRASLELRYDRCPNCGERLGEDAIESE
- a CDS encoding SMP-30/gluconolactonase/LRE family protein codes for the protein MTIDNTTEPTTGTDSRASVSRRFILGSIAATSALASLPTGAFGRQDDAAGDLETIAEFEPPALPENLAIDERGTVYLSMGPSGEIRAVDSEGNQSSVATLDTGDQGLLLGVTVLDGTLYAANGSGQRETHGIWRVDPEDGDPERIASLSPDESMPNGIMPDPATSDALLVSDHLGGAIWRVTTDGEAEPWVSDPLLEPDMDAQTPVGADGLAVHPDGDVYVDNLNAGSVMRVPVADDGSAGEVEQVVQDEGLVGADGMTIDEDGTLYVAVNAANEVVRVTDDQEIETLAGGDPLDFPADVHFGTTEETATSLYIANFAYGTFLEDEAAAEPSLARVDVGTAGYFPETTGETPDTDERDDSADDDRSRDHDQSGDHDRSGDDANETDDDE